ATTAAATCAATGAATGGTATGAATCTGAAACCATCATTGCCATTCCACTCATTTGAATCAAGACAGGTGATTTATGATTGATCATCAATTTAGCATCATGGGAAAAATGTATAGTCTTACCCTTAAATAGATTATTTATGACAAATCCATTTTTAAGGATGTAGTGATCTTGCTTCTTCAAAAAATTCTAATACCTAGATTTCTGAGCATTCTTGATTGTCAGACATATTCTTTCACCATGTTGTTTATTTAGAGTTAGTTTTAAGTAATGTATTATAAACATAAACATTAAACGTAAAAGAAAGATGAAGTTAAGCATGATTACCTCCTCGTCTGAGATTATTAGATCCCAATAAGGTTTTCCACCATCAAAGTTTTTTGTGGTCATGGTCTCCTTTTTGAGTAACTTAAAACGTAAGTTAATGTTTACCTTTAGTGGATTGATACCTCTAACCAAAATCATGTTTGAAGTCatttaaggaaaaaaaaaaaaaaacaggtttAGAAACACAGTTTAGGGAGAATAGAGAGAAATGATGTATATGATATTTTCAATCGTGGATGCATCTGTATATACAGGTAAAAAAATCACAGGATAAAACGGAATCAGTTATTTAAGGATAatttaaatttgattgaaaatcAGCGGGAAAACAGTTGTGAGTAAGCAAGATATTAGGTGAAAAACGTTGTATACACGTTTTAATTGAACGTGATTACCAATCTTATCCAAAtttaaaagattgaaaatatagttgttgtatttACCTATTATTTGGGGTTTAATAACATTGAATAATTTCATTATTATACATAAATGATATGATTTAACAGAGCATAAAAATAAACAAATATACAGAAAACATCCATTATTATTTGGGttacataaaaatacaaacatatttgATTTTCAATAGTACCGAATACTAAACATTATTTGTAATATCATAAATTTGATGGAAATTGATACAGCGttcctttaatttcatgattttggACCAAATAATCGAACTTGAATCATCAATTTAGGTATTTTGTCGATAACATGGGacttttttgtttttttaatgAATGAATCCCAAATTAGATTGTGTTTGGTTTTTTCCGACAGTATCATTTGCGATTTAGGGTTTGTATCAATGGGTAAAAGAGACGAAGAACATAGGGATTTAGGGTTTGAGTCGACGAAGATATGGATTTAGGTTTTGCGTTAGGTTTGGTTTGAACAAAGCACGAAGGAGAGTTCTGATTGAGGAaggttttttttcttttgtttgtcCAGCGTGGCATACTTATTTGTTAATGATAATTAGTCTATGATTAACATGTCAGCATCTTAGATTAGATTAGGATTAACTTAATGACTGCCacgtaggatttttttttttttttggatttataAGACGTAATAGATATATTTGGGATAGAAAGAACATATTATGTAAAAATGAAGGACCTACATGAAACAATACTTTTGCAGGCTACACAACCTTCGGCCTGCCTGGTTTCTAAGCCCTAAACAGTAAACACCATTGTTCCCTGAGCTCCGCCATAACAAGGTTGCCGGAAATCAAAAAATTGAAATTAGGTATGCTCTCACTAGTTTTACAATCCTAACTTTAACAAATTTCAAATAATTTATCGTTTTCATTTACATTTATTATTTACCTTCGTTAGCTTGTTTGTTTACTTGCTACATTGATAGATTAAATTTTACTCTAATTTACGGTTTCTTatgttaaaacatacattaatacgtTTGttttaacttttattttaaataaatGTTGCATTGTATGTATAATTTGTGACCTTTGTAAATTGTTGGTatcagaattgtagatagaatgGAAGCAAACATATCATCTTCCGTTAACGAGTGTTTAAGGGTGCAAAATGATGTAGCTGAtactgctgttgctgttgttgttaagcTCACTAAATCACAAAAAAAGAATAGGAGAAAAAAGCTAAAGAAAAAACTTAAAGCCGATCTTGAACCAATCGACAAACCGAAAGATAAGGAAAGTCCATTAAATGATAGTTTAGCTACTGCTGCAACTTGTGTTGATCAGAAGATTACGGTTTCAAGTACAGCTGCTATCGGTGACACAAAGAGTTTGATTTTGGGGACCGAAAGTGATAAAGGTAATGGTGCTACTAAGCTCAGTAAATCACAGAAACAGAGAATGAGAAAAAAGTTAAAGAAAATGGAAAACAATGGGGCGACTACTAATCGTAGCGTGAATGGGACGAAAGAAAAGGAAAATAAGCCGAACTTAAGTCAAAGTTTGAATCCTCAATACTTGGAGAACTCGAAAGCTGCTGCAGGATTAAAAAAGAGAAAGAGGAAGAAAGATGACGATAAAGATCCAGATGTGAGTGATGTTATGAAAACTTGTGAGAACACGCTGGCTAACGTAGTTGCAAATACAAATCTTAATGGTCTTGTCACCGAAAATAAGAAAGGAAATCAGGAATCGATGAACGATAGGACAAATTTAGGTGAATTTTTGAATCCTCAAGAGTCGCAGGGCTTAATTTGTGAAAATAGTGAGACGGGTTCAGCTACAAATGCAACAGATACCACAGTATCAAAAAAGAGgaagaggaagaagatgaagaaaaaggaTGTAGTCACAGGTTGTATTTTGAGTACCAGCGAGGGCCCACATGATACCGTTGTTACTAACAAAGGCTCAAGTGGAACAGTTGGGTTGGATACATTGGGAAAAAAGCTTCTTATTATTGATGTGAATGGGTTGCTTGCAGACATTGTTTACGGCCCACCAAAGGATATAAAAGCTGATAAATATATCTTAAGACGAGCAAGTACGACTAGGGGTGATAGTTTCAAACTTAGTTTTGTTATGTATAACCATGAATTATTGTTTAACAAGCTTAATTTTGGTgcagtttttaagagacccttctTGGATGATTTTCTCAGATTTTGTTTTGAGAGGTTTAACGTTGGCATTTGGTCTTCAAGAACCAAGTAccgttttcttttttcttttcttttttttttttcttttttttcattttttaataTATTTGTCTCTTGCTCATTCTCTCATTTTCTCATGTGTATGAACCCTGTTCTCTTTTTATATATTTGCAGAAAAATTTTGGACCCTGTGGTTGACTTTCTTTTGGGGGATTTTAAAAAGAAGCTGCTTTTTTGCTGGGTAAGTTCTTTTACTTATGTATGgtcaaagttaaaaaaaaaaaacgtgattACTGGAAGGAGTTATAATGATCATACACATTTAGGTTTGTTGCCACATTGTTTCAGTTATCTTATATATGGTTTATATTTAGGGTGAAAGGATCTAGAGAGAACTTGACATAGGAGAGAACCCATAGCACCATGTTATTTCACTTCCATGCCGAGCCTTTCTTAGCACCATGTTATTTCACTCATATTAGTAAGGGTATTTTCATCCTATCGCATCAATTCATTCCTaaacataaattagggtttagaaattagggtttagggtttagaaattagggtttagggtttagattgagtttttaacacgaactgtttagagtttagggtttagggtttagggcttagggactaaacccaaaacaataaaccctaaaccctaagccctaaaccctaaactctaaatcgggctaaattttgaaaaaaattcgGAGAAAAAAAA
This genomic window from Rutidosis leptorrhynchoides isolate AG116_Rl617_1_P2 chromosome 2, CSIRO_AGI_Rlap_v1, whole genome shotgun sequence contains:
- the LOC139891888 gene encoding uncharacterized protein isoform X2; the encoded protein is MEANISSSVNECLRVQNDVADTAVAVVVKLTKSQKKNRRKKLKKKLKADLEPIDKPKDKESPLNDSLATAATCVDQKITVSSTAAIGDTKSLILGTESDKGNGATKLSKSQKQRMRKKLKKMENNGATTNRSVNGTKEKENKPNLSQSLNPQYLENSKAAAGLKKRKRKKDDDKDPDVSDVMKTCENTLANVVANTNLNGLVTENKKGNQESMNDRTNLGEFLNPQESQGLICENSETGSATNATDTTVSKKRKRKKMKKKDVVTGCILSTSEGPHDTVVTNKGSSGTVGLDTLGKKLLIIDVNGLLADIVYGPPKDIKADKYILRRAIFKRPFLDDFLRFCFERFNVGIWSSRTKKILDPVVDFLLGDFKKKLLFCWDASKCTNSGFRTLEDKHKCIVFKDLSKIWNQNGPGNSWVKGSFHESNRLLLDDSPYKALLNNKHTGIFPASYSYKDKDDDLLGPKGKLRSFLEGLAAADDVKTYVEQHPLGQGAIDQNSQNWAFYSRVLKSQCSGCGRHLCKRSQVRMN
- the LOC139891888 gene encoding uncharacterized protein isoform X1, with product MEANISSSVNECLRVQNDVADTAVAVVVKLTKSQKKNRRKKLKKKLKADLEPIDKPKDKESPLNDSLATAATCVDQKITVSSTAAIGDTKSLILGTESDKGNGATKLSKSQKQRMRKKLKKMENNGATTNRSVNGTKEKENKPNLSQSLNPQYLENSKAAAGLKKRKRKKDDDKDPDVSDVMKTCENTLANVVANTNLNGLVTENKKGNQESMNDRTNLGEFLNPQESQGLICENSETGSATNATDTTVSKKRKRKKMKKKDVVTGCILSTSEGPHDTVVTNKGSSGTVGLDTLGKKLLIIDVNGLLADIVYGPPKDIKADKYILRRAIFKRPFLDDFLRFCFERFNVGIWSSRTKKILDPVVDFLLGDFKKKLLFCWDASKCTNSGFRTLEDKHKCIVFKDLSKIWNQNGPGNSWVKGSFHESNRLLLDDSPYKALLNNKHTGIFPASYSYKDKDDDLLGPKGKLRSFLEGLAAADDVKTYVEQHPLGQGAIDQNSQNWAFYSRVLKSQCSIHMSRKQNQKNKNFCEISAFKKLQIKLSSCSFRNLKYL
- the LOC139891888 gene encoding uncharacterized protein isoform X3, with translation MEANISSSVNECLRVQNDVADTAVAVVVKLTKSQKKNRRKKLKKKLKADLEPIDKPKDKESPLNDSLATAATCVDQKITVSSTAAIGDTKSLILGTESDKGNGATKLSKSQKQRMRKKLKKMENNGATTNRSVNGTKEKENKPNLSQSLNPQYLENSKAAAGLKKRKRKKDDDKDPDVSDVMKTCENTLANVVANTNLNGLVTENKKGNQESMNDRTNLGEFLNPQESQGLICENSETGSATNATDTTVSKKRKRKKMKKKDVVTGCILSTSEGPHDTVVTNKGSSGTVGLDTLGKKLLIIDVNGLLADIVYGPPKDIKADKYILRRAIFKRPFLDDFLRFCFERFNVGIWSSRTKKILDPVVDFLLGDFKKKLLFCWDASKCTNSGFRTLEDKHKCIVFKDLSKIWNQNGPGNSWVKGSFHESNRLLLDDSPYKALLNNKHTGIFPASYSYKDKDDDLLGPKGKLRSFLEGLAAADDVKTYVEQHPLGQGAIDQNSQNWAFYSRVLKSQSST